A genomic stretch from Falco biarmicus isolate bFalBia1 chromosome 17, bFalBia1.pri, whole genome shotgun sequence includes:
- the VPS25 gene encoding LOW QUALITY PROTEIN: vacuolar protein-sorting-associated protein 25 (The sequence of the model RefSeq protein was modified relative to this genomic sequence to represent the inferred CDS: substituted 1 base at 1 genomic stop codon): MSFAWPWQYSFPPFFTLQPNGXDAAESSSRPGARWRSPYSQRHRLPAMTVREAQDSPLFANHRLQRKLPLESIQVVLEELRRTVGNLEWLDKNKTSFLIMWRRPEEWGKLIYQWVSKNGLTNSVFTLYELASGDDTENEEFHGLDETMLLRALQALQQEHKAEIITLDDGRGVKFF; encoded by the exons ATGAGCTTCGCATGGCCCTGGCAGTACAGCTTCCCGCCCTTCTTCAC GCTGCAGCCCAACGGTTGAGACGCGGCAGAAAGCAGCTCTCGGCCTGGTGCGCGCTGGCGCTCGCCATACAGCCAGCGGCACCGGCTGCCCGCCATGACGGTGCGGGAGGCCCAGGACAGCCCGCTCTTCGCCAACCACCGCCTGCAGC GGAAGCTTCCGCTGGAGTCCATCCAGGTGGTGCTGGAGGAGCTCCGCAGAACGGTGG GGAACCTGGAATGGTTAGataagaacaaaaccagttttctgATCATGTGGAGGAGACCAGAAGAATGGGGAAAGCTCATCTATCAGTGG GTGTCGAAGAATGGCTTGACCAACTCTGTATTCACGCTGTATGAATTAGCCAGTGGCGATGACACAGAGAATGAAG AGTTCCATGGCTTGGATGAGACTATGCTGCTCCGTGCTCTGCAAGCCTTGCAGCAAGAGCATAAGGCTGAAATTATCACGCTGGATGATGGCCGAGGCGTCAAGTTCTTCTGA
- the RAMP2 gene encoding LOW QUALITY PROTEIN: receptor activity-modifying protein 2 (The sequence of the model RefSeq protein was modified relative to this genomic sequence to represent the inferred CDS: deleted 2 bases in 2 codons), translating to MAPRTQMGSSRLSRGLLLLWALLGTGLCHVDTKAEGFSKVTETSPPMVSFNWTYELAGTFPPAEEVYANITQSCWEGFVTLMMNVTASELCEWKVISRPYSKLQACLEEWADRLHYGYPNALAEQYIFQSHHHYFHNCTLGHQVYFDPPEDVLLAMIIAPICLIPFLVTLVIWRSKDGKAQP from the exons ATGGCACCACGCACGCAGATGGGCTCCAGCCGGCTCTCCCGagggctcctgctgctctggg ctctcctggGGACCGGGCTCTGCCACGTGGACACCAAG GCAGAGGGCTTCAGCAAGGTCACTGAGACAAGCCCACCCATGGTCTCGTTCAACTGGACTTATGAGCTTGCGGG CACCTTTCCCCCTGCAGAGGAGGTGTACGCCAACATCAcgcagagctgctgggaaggctTCGTT ACCCTGATGATGAATGTGACGGCGTCGGAGCTGTGCGAGTGGAAAGTCATCAGCAG GCCCTACAGCAAGCTGCAGGCCTGCCTGGAGGAGTGGGCCGACCGCCTGCACTACGGTTACCCCAACGCGCTGGCGGAGCAGTACATCTTCCAGAGCCACCACCACTACTTCCACAACTGCACCCTGGGGCACCAGGTCTACTTCGACCCGCCTGAGGACGTGCTGCTGGCCATGATCATCGCTCCCATCTGCCTCATCCCCTTCCTGGTCACCCTGGTCATCTGGCGCAGCAAGGACGGCAAGGCCCAGCCCTAG
- the LOC130160270 gene encoding uncharacterized protein LOC130160270 isoform X1, producing MMLPGMRLLRCRLLPLLLPLLLPLLQRGHGDAEYGDLEDEGHYLYLDEDGLLEVLGGAAGCQDTYQDWISLYCWAPFHATLMAIPEGSRCRWDQISSTYSELSSCTQLLAQLLSCPWPNTVLDTFFLQVHAEYFTNCTGAGSPPAGRAAPWHGCGCGRGASAASCPLQQPSHSAEPGEGLKPRWAAAQPLPAPCPREAGNSPLPSQPWELMSGLRVRGQGRAGTGGLGVPGAGVGPVAQGTAGPGALGACICPG from the exons ATGATGCTCCCCGGGATGCGGCTGCTCCGCTGCCggctccttcccctgctccttcccctgctcctgcctctgctccagcgGG GGCACGGGGATGCCGAGTACGGGGACCTCGAGGATGAAG GTCACTACCTGTACCTGGACGAGGACG ggctgctggaggtgcTTGGGGGGGCGGCTGGCTGCCAGGACACCTACCAGGACTGGATCTCCCTCTACTGCTGGGCCCCCTTCCACGCCACCCTCATGGCCATCCCTGAGGGCAGCCGCTGCCGCTGGGACCAGATCAGCAG CACCTACAGCGAGCTCTCCAGCTGCAcccagctgctggcccagctgctctcctgcccctGGCCCAACACTGTCCTTGACACCTTCTTCCTGCAGGTCCACGCTGAGTACTTCACCAACTGCACGGGGGCTGGGTCCCCCCCGGCTGGGCGCGCTGCCCCCTGGcatggctgtggctgtggccGTGGGGCTTCAGCTGCCTCGTGCCCCTTGCAGCAGCCCTCACACTCAGCAGAGCCCGGAGAGGGGCTCAAACCCCGGTGGGCAGCggcccagcccctgcctgccccatgcCCGCGAGAGGCTGGCAAcagcccccttccctcccagccctgggaaCTAATGAGTGGGCTGAGGGTGAGGGggcaaggcagagctgggacgGGGGGTCtgggtgtccctggggctggagtGGGTCCCGTGGCACAAGGGACGGCTGGACCTGGGGCTCTGGGTGCCTGTATCTGCCCTGGGTAG
- the LOC130160270 gene encoding uncharacterized protein LOC130160270 isoform X2 — MMLPGMRLLRCRLLPLLLPLLLPLLQRGHGDAEYGDLEDEGHYLYLDEDGLLEVLGGAAGCQDTYQDWISLYCWAPFHATLMAIPEGSRCRWDQISRSTLSTSPTARGLGPPRLGALPPGMAVAVAVGLQLPRAPCSSPHTQQSPERGSNPGGQRPSPCLPHARERLATAPFPPSPGN; from the exons ATGATGCTCCCCGGGATGCGGCTGCTCCGCTGCCggctccttcccctgctccttcccctgctcctgcctctgctccagcgGG GGCACGGGGATGCCGAGTACGGGGACCTCGAGGATGAAG GTCACTACCTGTACCTGGACGAGGACG ggctgctggaggtgcTTGGGGGGGCGGCTGGCTGCCAGGACACCTACCAGGACTGGATCTCCCTCTACTGCTGGGCCCCCTTCCACGCCACCCTCATGGCCATCCCTGAGGGCAGCCGCTGCCGCTGGGACCAGATCAGCAG GTCCACGCTGAGTACTTCACCAACTGCACGGGGGCTGGGTCCCCCCCGGCTGGGCGCGCTGCCCCCTGGcatggctgtggctgtggccGTGGGGCTTCAGCTGCCTCGTGCCCCTTGCAGCAGCCCTCACACTCAGCAGAGCCCGGAGAGGGGCTCAAACCCCGGTGGGCAGCggcccagcccctgcctgccccatgcCCGCGAGAGGCTGGCAAcagcccccttccctcccagccctgggaaCTAA
- the EZH1 gene encoding LOW QUALITY PROTEIN: histone-lysine N-methyltransferase EZH1 (The sequence of the model RefSeq protein was modified relative to this genomic sequence to represent the inferred CDS: deleted 1 base in 1 codon), whose product MAEEKMEIAAPPTSKCIIYWKRKVKSEYMRLRQLKRFQANMGAKSLFVANFAKVHEKTQILNEDWKKLRVQPVQLMKPVSGHPFLKQCTVESIFPGFPSQTLYMRTLNTVALVPIMYSWSPLQQNFMVEDETVLCNIPYMGDEVKEEDETFIEELINNYDGKVHGEEEMISGSVLISDAVFLELVNALNQYSDEEEEGHNDSEVKQEDGKEELPVTRKRKRIAVEGNKKCSKKRFPNDMIFTAISSMFPEYGFPDDMKERYRELTEVSDPNVLPPQCTPNIDGPCAKSVQREQSLHSFHTLFCRRCFKYDCFLHPFHATPNVYKRKNRETKIEPDPCGADCFLWLEGAKEFAALHNPRSKCSGRRRRRHHVVGASCSNNPASTVAETREGDSDRDTGNEWASSSSEANSRCQTPTKQKLSPASSQLFAVETPQEPVEWTGAEESLFRVFHGTYFNNFCSIARLLGTKTCKQVFQFAVKESLITKLPTNELMNPSQKKKRKHRLWAAHCRKIQLKKDNSPTQVYNYQPCDHPEHPCDSSCPCIMTQNFCEKFCQCNPDCQNRFPGCRCKTQCNTKQCPCYLAVRECDPDLCLTCGASEHWDCKVVSCKNCSIQRGLKKHLLLAPSDVAGWGTFIKESVQKNEFISEYCGELISQDEADRRGKVYDKYMSSFLFNLNNDFVVDATRKGNKIRFANHSVNPNCYAKVVMVNGDHRIGIFAKRAIQAGEELFFDYRYSQADALKYVGIERETDII is encoded by the exons ATGGCCGAGGA aaaaatggaaatcgCCGCTCCTCCGACATCAAAGTGTATTAtatactggaaaagaaaagtcAAGTCTGAATATATGCGTCTTCGGCAGCTCAAGAGGTTTCAGGCAAACATGGGAGCCAAG TCTCTGTTTGTGGCCAACTTCGCGAAGGTTCATGAAAAGACTCAAATTCTGAATGAAGACTGGAAGAAGCTTCGGGTCCAGCCCGTGCAATTGATGAAGCCGGTCAGCGGGCATCCGTTCCTAAAACAG TGTACAGTTGAGAGCATTTTCCCGGGATTTCCAAGCCAGACGCTGTACATGAGGACCCTGAACACGGTGGCGCTGGTGCCCATTATGTACTCCTGGTCCCCGCTCCAGCAGAATTTCATG GTGGAGGATGAAACTGTTCTGTGTAATATCCCTTACATGGGAGATGAGGTGAAGGAAGAAGATGAAACTTTCATTGAAGAACTCATTAATAACTATGATGGGAAGGTTCATGGAGAGGAAG AAATGATTTCAGGGTCAGTCCTCATCAGTGACGCTGTGTTCCTGGAGCTAGTGAACGCCCTGAATCAGTACTcggatgaggaggaggaaggacacAACGATTCTGAGGTTAAACAGGAGGATGGGAAAGAGGAGCTGCCGgtcacaaggaaaagaaagcgAATTGCAGTGGAAG GTAACAAGAAGTGTTCAAAGAAGCGGTTTCCAAATGACATGATATTTACTGCTATTTCTTCTATGTTTCCTGAATACGGCTTCCCAGACGATATGAAAGAGAG GTACCGGGAGCTCACGGAAGTGTCGGACCCGAACGTGCTGCCGCCGCAGTGCACTCCCAACATAGACGGGCCGTGCGCGAAGTCGGTCCAGCGGGAGCAGTCCCTGCACTCCTTCCACACCCTCTTCTGCCGCCGCTGCTTCAAATACGACTGTTTTCTGCATC cttttcatgcTACTCCTAATGTGTACAAACGAAAGAATAGAGAGACCAAGATCGAGCCAGATCCTTGCGGAGCAGACTGTTTCCTCTGGCTG GAAGGAGCCAAGGAGTTTGCTGCGCTGCACAACCCCAGGTCCAAGTGCTCGGGCCGGCGCCGCCGGAGGCACCACGTGGTGGGTGCTTCCTGCTCAAACAACCCGGCTTCCACCGTCGCCGAGACGAGGGAGGGTGACAGCGACCGAGACACGGGCAACGAGTGGGCCTCTAGCTCCTCGG AGGCAAACTCCCGCTGCCAGACCCCCACCAAGCAGAAGCTGAGCCCAGCCTCCTCCCAGCTGTTCGCGGTGGAGACGCCGCAGGAGCCCGTCGAGTGGACGGGAGCCGAGGAATCGCTCTTCCGTGTCTTCCACGGGACCTACTTCAACAACTTCTGCTCAattgccaggctgctggggacaaAGACATGCaagcag GTCTTTCAGTTTGCAGTGAAAGAGTCGCTTATAACAAAACTGCCAACAAACGAATTAATGAATCCAtcccagaagaagaaaaggaagcacag GCTGTGGGCTGCGCACTGCAGGAAGattcagctgaagaaag ATAATTCACCTACCCAGGTGTACAACTACCAGCCCTGCGACCACCCCGAGCATCCCTGTGACAGCTCCTGCCCTTGCATCATGACTCAGAATTTCTGTGAGAAGTTCTGCCAGTGCAACCCTGACT GTCAGAACCGCTTCCCAGGCTGCCGCTGTAAAACCCAGTGCAACACCAAGCAGTGCCCGTGCTACCTGGCTGTGCGG GAGTGCGATCCGGACCTCTGCCTGACCTGCGGGGCTTCGGAGCACTGGGACTGCAAGGTGGTCTCCTGCAAGAACTGCAGCATCCAGCGAGGTCTCAAAAAG CACTTGTTGCTGGCACCGTCGGATGTCGCCGGCTGGGGGACTTTCATCAAGGAATCTGTGCAGAAGAATGAGTTCATCTCCGAGTACTGCGGCGAG cttATTTCACAGGACGAGGCTGACCGGCGAGGGAAGGTCTACGACAAGTACATGTCCAGCTTCCTCTTCAACCTCAACAACG attTTGTTGTTGATGCGACCcgcaaaggaaataaaatccgCTTTGCCAATCACTCGGTGAACCCCAATTGCTATGCCAAAG TTGTGATGGTGAACGGAGACCACCGGATAGGGATCTTTGCCAAGAGAGCCATCCAGGCGGGAGAGGAGCTCTTCTTTGATTACAG GTACAGCCAGGCAGACGCCCTGAAGTATGTCGGCATAGAGAGGGAGACGGATATCATCTAG
- the CNTNAP1 gene encoding contactin-associated protein 1, which yields MGARRLLGLLLAACAGLLCPGPRCLARPCYDELVAPLYSSSIGASSRYNIFYSSSFARLHSTSGWSPDPRDKQPWLQIDLMQKHRINAVATQGTFNTYDWLTRYIVLYGDHPTSWKPFFQQGSNWTFFGNVNESGVVRHDLHYPILARYIRIIPVAWNPRGKIGLRLGLYGCPYRSHVLYFDGDDAISYRFRAKKISTLQDDISFNFKTLEQDGVLMHGEGSQGDYITVELKQARLFLHISLGSSPLHASEGHTTVEVGSLLDDQHWHSLHIERYGHHVNLTLDGEVKRFRCHGTFDQLDLDTELFFGGVIDQDKQHLTYRQNFRGCVENIIFNGVNIADLARHRRHNIRFEGSVGHYCQDQLNNPITFAGINNYVRVPGIPRRNRLSVSFRFRSWDTAGLLLYTSFADRLGSLEVVLSEGQINVSIAQPGKKKLEFAAGHRLNDGFWHSVQLVARDGSAVVTIDDDDGAEFRVAHPFQLRTGSQYFFGGCPKPASVTGCRSNQTAFHGCLQMLNVDMQPVDVELLVRHRLAQYFNVFFNVCGITDRCTPNLCEHDSRCIQSWDDFMCICDLTGYKGETCHKSLYKESCDAYRVSGKTSGNYTIDPDGSGPLKPFTVYCDIREDRAWTIIRHNRHYATRVTGSSVDQPYLGAVEYWNASWAEVSALANASEYCEQRIELHCYSSRLLNTPSGLPFSFWMGRNNERHYYWGGSRPGIQRCACGLDKNCADPKYFCNCDADHALWRTDKGLLTFVDHLPVTQVVVGDTNRSGSEAQFLLGPLRCYGDRNTWNTISFNRGAALLFPTFQANHSLDISFYFKTTALSGVFLENPGTRNYIRIELNTTKDVVFAYDIGNGDENLTVRSTVPWNDDEWHQVKAELNVKLARLRVDKLPWVVRPAPPQSFVRLDFDRPLYVGAAEHKMRPFLGCLRALRMNGVTLNLEGKANETEGVRVNCTGHCQNPPVPCQNSGLCVERYSHYSCNCSVSAFTGPFCNHDIGGYFEEGTWVRYNILPVSLYAAREFASIISSPWQPLPGYNLTSEEVSFSFSTTSAPAVLLYVSSFVKDYMAVLIKDDGSLQLRYQLGTSPYVFALTTKPVTDGRPHRVNITRLHRTLYTQVDYLPVMEQQFTLFVDSKLDSPKNLYLGRVMETGVIDPEIQRYNTPGFSGCLSGVKFNSLVPLKAIFHPTSVMRPYSIRGELVESSCASMLPLTTILIPPEMDPWYMGTEFPHVHDDGWIGIIIGFVIFLLLLLGALLVLLYFYYHRYKGSYHTNEPKAIQDYGSAAKPLSVRKDQNLPQILEEAKGD from the exons ATGGGCGCTCGCCGCCTCCTCGGGCTTCTGCTCGCCGCCTGCGCCGGCCTCCTGTGCCCCGGCCCCCGCTGCCTCGCAC GACCCTGCTACGATGAGCTTGTTGCTCCCCTCTACTCCTCATCCATCGGTGCCTCCTCCAGATACAACATCTTCTACTCGTCCAGCTTTGCCCGGCTGCACA gCACCAGCGGCTGGTCCCCCGACCCCCGTGACaagcagccctggctccagATCGACCTGATGCAAAAGCACCGGATCAATGCGGTGGCCACGCAGGGGACCTTCAACACCTACGACTGGCTGACGCGCTACATCGTGCTCTACGGAGACCACCCCACCAGCTGGAAACCCTTCTTCCAGCAGGGCAGCAACTGG ACATTCTTTGGGAACGTGAATGAGAGCGGGGTGGTGCGGCACGACCTGCACTACCCCATCCTCGCGCGCTACATCCGCATCATCCCGGTGGCCTGGAACCCACGCGGGAAGATCGGGCTGCGCCTGGGCCTCTACGGCTGCCCTTACC ggTCCCATGTGCTCTACTTCGATGGGGATGATGCCATCTCCTACCGCTTCCGGGCCAAGAAGATCAGCACCCTCCAGGATGACATCTCCTTCAACTTCAAGACGCTGGAGCAGGACGGGGTGCTGATGCATGGGGAGGGCTCGCAGGGTGACTACATCACGGTGGAGCTCAAGCAAGCCCGGCTCTTCCTACACATCAGCTTAG gcagcagcccgCTGCACGCCAGCGAGGGCCACACTACGGTGGAGGTGGGCAGCCTCCTGGATGACCAGCACTGGCACTCCCTGCACATCGAGCGCTACGGCCACCACGTCAACCTGACGCTGGATGGAGAGGTCAAGCGCTTCCGCTGCCACGGCACCTTCGACCAGCTGGACCTTGACACCgag CTCTTCTTCGGGGGGGTGATCGACCAGGACAAGCAGCACCTCACCTACCGGCAAAACTTCCGCGGCTGCGTGGAGAACATCATCTTCAATGGGGTCAACATCGCTGACCTGGCCCGGCACCGGAGACACAACATCCGCTTTGAG GGCAGCGTAGGCCACTACTGCCAGGACCAGCTGAACAACCCCATCACCTTTGCTGGCATCAACAACTACGTGCGGGTGCCAGGGATCCCGCGGAGGAACCGCCTGTCCGTCAGCTTCCGCTTTCGCTCCTGGGACACTGCCGGGCTCCTGCTTTACACCAGCTTTGCTGACCGCCTGGGCTCCCTGGAGGTGGTGCTGAGCGAGGGGCAGATCAACGTCTCCATCGCCCAGCCTGGCAAGAAGAAGCTGGAGTTTGCCGCAG GGCATCGCCTGAATGATGGCTTCTGGCACTCGGTGCAGCTGGTGGCACGGGACGGCTCGGCTGTGGTGACCATCGACGATGATGATGGCGCTGAGTTTCGAGTGGCGCACCCCTTCCAGCTCCGCACCGGCAGCCAGTACTTCTTTGGag GCTGCCCCAAGCCGGCCTCGGTCACCGGCTGCCGGTCGAACCAGACAGCCTTCCACGGCTGCCTGCAGATGCTGAACGTGGACATGCAGCCTGTGGACGTGGAGCTGCTGGTGCGGCACCGGCTGGCGCAGTACTTCAACGTGTTCTTCAACGTCTGCGGCATCACGGACAG GTGCACCCCCAACCTGTGTGAGCACGACAGCCGCTGCATCCAGTCCTGGGATGACTTCATGTGCATCTGCGACCTGACGGGGTACAAGGGGGAGACCTGCCACAAAT CCCTTTACAAGGAGTCATGTGATGCTTACCGGGTCAGTGGGAAAACCTCGGGGAACTATACCATCGACCCGGATGGCAGTGGGCCGCTCAAGCCCTTCACAGTGTACTGTGATATCCGAG aggaCCGAGCATGGACCATCATCCGGCACAACCGCCACTATGCCACACGGGTGACGGGCTCCAGCGTGGACCAGCCCTACCTGGGGGCCGTGGAGTACTGGAACGCCTCCTGGGCCGAGGTCTCAGCGCTGGCAAATGCCTCCGAGTACTGTGAGCAGCGCATCGAGCTCCACTGCTACAGCTCCCGCCTGCTCAACACCCCCT CCGGGCTGCCCTTCAGCTTCTGGATGGGCCGAAACAACGAGCGGCACTACTACTGGGGGGGCTCGCGGCCGGGCATCCAGCGCTGCGCCTGCGGGTTGGACAAGAACTGCGCCGACCCCAAGTACTTCTGCAACTGCGATGCTGACCacgcgctgtg GAGGACAGACAAGGGTCTGCTGACCTTCGTGGACCACCTGCCCGTCACCCAGGTGGTGGTCGGAGACACCAACCGCTCTGGCTCTGAAGCCCAGTTTCTGCTGGGGCCTCTGAGGTGCTATGGAGACC GCAACACCTGGAACACCATCTCCTTCAACAGGGGTGCAGCCCTGCTCTTCCCCACCTTCCAGGCCAACCACAGCCTCGACATCTCCTTCTACTTCAAGACCACTGCCCTGTCCGGTGTCTTCCTGGAGAACCCCGGCACCCGAAACTACATCCGCATAGAGCTCAACA CCACCAAGGATGTGGTGTTTGCCTACGACATCGGGAATGGGGACGAGAACCTGACGGTACGGTCAACGGTGCCCTGGAACGATGACGAGTGGCACCAGGTGAAGGCTGAGCTCAACGTCAAGCTGGCACGGCTGCGGGTGGACAAGCTGCCCTGGGTGGTGcggccagcccccccccagAGCTTCGTCCGCCTGGACTTTGACAGACCCCTCTACGTCG GCGCGGCGGAGCACAAGATGCGCCCGTTCCTGGGGTGCCTGCGGGCGTTGCGGATGAATGGGGTGACACTCAACCTGGAGGGCAAAGCCAACGAGACGGAGGGCGTGCGGGTCAACTGCACCGGCCACTGCCAGAACCCGCCGGTGCCCTGCCAGAACAGCGGGCTCTGCGTCGAGCGCTACAGCCACTACAGCTGCAACTGCAGCGTCTCTGCCTTCACCGGGCCCTTCTGCAACCACG ACATCGGCGGCTACTTCGAGGAGGGCACCTGGGTGAGGTACAACATCCTGCCAGTGTCACTCTACGCCGCCCGCGAGTTCGCCAGCATCatcagcagcccctggcagcccctgcctggctaCAACCTCACCAGCGAGGAGGTCAGCTTCAGCTTCAGCACCACCTCGGCACCTGCCGTGCTGCTCTACGTCAGCTCCTTCGTCAAGGACTACATGGCCGTGCTTATCAAGGATGACG GGAGCCTGCAACTGCGCTACCAGCTGGGCACCAGCCCCTACGTCTTCGCCCTCACCACCAAGCCGGTGACGGACGGGAGACCCCACCGTGTCAACATCACCCGCCTGCACCGCACGCTGTACACCCAG GTGGACTATCTCCCCGTCATGGAGCAGCAGTTCACCCTGTTCGTGGACAGCAAACTGGACTCACCTAAAAACCTGTACCTGGGGCGCGTGATGG AGACTGGTGTGATTGACCCCGAGATCCAACGCTACAACACGCCCGGCTTCTCAGGCTGCCTCTCGGGGGTGAAGTTTAACAGCCTCGTCCCCCTCAAAGCCATCTTCCACCCCACCAGTGTCATGCGGCCCTACAGCATCCGGGGGGAGCTGGTGGAGTCCAGCTGTGCCTCCATGCTCCCCCTCACCACCATCCTCATCCCTCCTGAGATGGACCCCTGGTACATGGGCACAG AGTTCCCCCATGTGCACGACGATGGCTGGATTGGGATCATCATCGGGT TTGTGAtcttcctgctcctgctgctcggggcgctgctggtgctgctgtacTTCTACTACCACCGCTACAAGGGCTCCTACCACACCAACGAGCCCAAGGCCATCCAGGACTATGGCAGCGCTGCCAAACCGCTGTCGGTGCGCAAGGACCAGAACCTGCCCCAGATCCTGGAGGAGGCAAAAGGGGACTag
- the CCR10 gene encoding C-C chemokine receptor type 10, with the protein MQEQVTPSPTSADLITTTDFYPWEDGYLWEDGMLPELCEKQAVQDLARTYQPTVYLLLSLLGMVGNGLVLLTHIRYHRAHSITDVCLLHLALSDFLLLLTLPFAIIDTLQGWSPGTAACKALQGLYALNFYSGFLFLTCISVDRYVAIVRVPAACRLRPRARRHGWLTAGLAWLLATLLALPQFIYGRAEQHQDLHVCRIVFPPAVSRAARGATNLVQVVLGFVVPFLVMVSCYAAVARTLLAARGAQPHRALRVLLALVLVFVALQLPHSLMVLLDAAELLASWEVTCAQSRRKDMALLVTGGLAYLRCCLNPLLYAFLGQRFRQELWLLASDAGCVGPLDPRCSSCPSPRRRASLSTFQDMI; encoded by the exons ATGCAGGAGCAG gtgacccccagccccacctcaGCAGACCTGATCACCACCACCGACTTCTACCCCTGGGAGGACGGGTACTTGTGGGAGGACGGCATGCTGCCCGAGCTCTGCGAGAAGCAGGCAGTGCAGGACTTGGCCCGCACCTACCAGCCTACTGTCTACCTGCTGCTTTCGCTGCTGGGCATGGTTGGGAACGGACTCGTGCTGCTCACGCACATCCGTTACCACCGGGCACACAGCATCACCGACGTCTGCCTCCTGCACCTTGCCCTGTCTGactttctgctgctcctgacGTTGCCTTTTGCCATCATCGACACGCTGCAGGGCTGgtccccaggcacagctgcctgcaaggCACTGCAGGGCCTCTACGCCCTCAACTTCTACAGCggcttcctcttcctcacctgcATCAGCGTGGACCGCTACGTGGCCATCGTGCGGGTGCCAGCTGCCTGCCGCCTGCGCCCACGGGCTCGCCGCCACGGCTGGCTGACGGCGGGGCTGGCCTggctgctggccacgctgctggcaCTGCCCCAGTTCATCTACGGCCGAGCGGAGCAGCACCAGGACCTCCACGTCTGCCGCATCGTCTTCCCCCCTGCAGTCTCGCGGGCAGCCCGGGGGGCCACCAACCTGGTGCAGGTCGTGCTGGGCTTCGTGGTGCCTTTCCTGGTGATGGTGAGCTGCTACGCAGCCGTGGCCCGGACGCTGCTGGCGGCCCGCGGTGCCCAGCCCCACCGGGCACTGCGGGTGCTGCTGGCCCTCGTGCTGGTGTTCgtggccctgcagctgccccacagcctgATGGTGCTGCTGGATGCAGCCGAGCTTCTGGCCAGCTGGGAGGTGACCTGTGCCCAGAGCCGCCGCAAGGACATGGCGCTGCTGGTCACCGGGGGGCTGGCATACCTGCGCTGCTGCCTCAACCCGCTGCTCTACGCTTTCCTGGGCCAGCGGTTCCGCCAGGAGCTGTGGCTGTTGGCCAGTGATGCCGGCTGCGTGGGGCCCCTCGACCCGCGCTGCTCTAGCTGCCCCAGTCCCCGCCGACGGGCATCGCTCTCCACCTTCCAGGACATGATATAG